In one Magallana gigas chromosome 7, xbMagGiga1.1, whole genome shotgun sequence genomic region, the following are encoded:
- the LOC105324065 gene encoding U2 small nuclear ribonucleoprotein A' produces MVKLTAELIEQSAQYTNPVRDRELDLRGYKIPVIENMGATLDQFDTIDLSDNDIRKFDGFPILLRLKTVLLNNNRVVRIGEDLHECLPNLESLVLSNNSMTELGDLDPLSNLKSLQHLSLLRNPVQSKKHYRLYIVHKIPQLRVLDFQRIRQKEREAAAKMFKGKKGQALASDIGKRSKTFVPGEKIPEKKTGPSKEDIELIKMAIAKAKTLNEVERLNQMLKTGVIPGKELKKLRGERVEEEEDEDMEVVNGT; encoded by the exons ATGGTAAAATTGACAGCTGAATTAATAGAACAGTCGGCCCAGTATACAAACCCAGTTCGTGATAGGGAGCTGGATTTAAGAG GTTACAAAATTCCAGTGATTGAGAATATGGGTGCAACTCTG GACCAGTTTGACACTATTGATCTATCAGACAACGACATAAGGAAATTCGATGGATTCCCTATTCTTCTCCGACTAAAAACTGTTTTACTCAATAACAACAGAGTTGT AAGAATTGGTGAGGACTTGCATGAATGTCTTCCCAACTTAGAATCATTGGTTCTATCCAACAACAGCATGACAGAGTTAGGGGACTTGGATCCACTCTCCAATTTGAAATCATTACAACACCTCAG TTTACTCCGAAATCCTGTCCAGTCAAAGAAACATTACAGATTATACATTGTTCATAAGATTCCTCAACTGAGAGTGTTGGACTTTCAAAGAATCAGGCAGAAG GAAAGAGAGGCAGCTGCTAAAATGTTTAAAGGCAAAAAAGGACAAGCTCTTGCCTCAGATATTGGTAAACGCAGTAAAACATTTGTACCTGGAGAGAAGATTCCTGAGAAGAAAACCGGGCCATCTAAGGAAGACATAGAACTCATCAAG ATGGCAATTGCCAAAGCTAAAACTCTGAATGAAGTGGAGAGATTAAACCAAATGCTTAAAACAGGAGTCATCCCAGGCAAGGAGTTGAAAAAACTCAGGG GGGAGAGGGTAGAGGAAGAGGAGGATGAGGATATGGAGGTGGTCAATGGAACCTGA